A region of Pseudomonas saponiphila DNA encodes the following proteins:
- a CDS encoding HlyD family type I secretion periplasmic adaptor subunit translates to MLLKPGFKDSIRRYFKGSDSLKGQPLPEVNKALIEDAPRVIRLTIWGIIAFFLFLLLWANFAVIDEVTKGEGKAIPSSKVQKIQNLEGGIVSELYVKEGQVVEAGAPLIRLDDTRFQSNVGETETVRLSMLLRVERLSAEVDERELNFPADAVKEAPGQAASEKSLYQSRRQQLHDEIGGLQEQLIQKQQELREFTSKQAQYRQQLGLQRQEIAMSEPLVAQGAVSPVEVLRLKRAEVETRGQLDATTLAIPRAESAIKEVQRKIDETRGKFRSEALTQLNEARTELNKASATGKALEDRVSRTLVTSPVRGIVKQLMVNTIGGVIQPGSDMVEIVPLNDTLLVEAKIRPQDIAFLHPGQEAVVKFSAYDYTIYGGLKARLEQIGADTITDEDKKTTYYMIKLRTDRSHLGTDEKPLLIIPGMVASVDIITGKKSILSYLLKPIIRARAEALHER, encoded by the coding sequence GTGTTGCTTAAGCCGGGATTCAAGGACTCGATCCGCCGCTATTTCAAAGGCAGCGATTCCCTCAAGGGGCAGCCACTGCCCGAAGTCAACAAGGCCCTGATCGAGGATGCGCCACGGGTCATTCGCCTGACCATCTGGGGCATCATCGCCTTCTTCCTGTTCCTGCTGCTGTGGGCCAACTTCGCGGTGATCGACGAAGTGACCAAGGGCGAGGGCAAGGCCATTCCGTCGTCCAAGGTGCAGAAGATCCAGAACCTGGAGGGCGGGATCGTCTCCGAGCTGTACGTCAAGGAAGGCCAGGTGGTGGAGGCCGGTGCGCCGCTGATTCGCCTGGACGACACGCGCTTCCAGTCCAATGTCGGCGAAACCGAGACCGTGCGCCTGTCGATGCTGCTGCGGGTCGAACGCCTGAGCGCCGAAGTGGATGAGCGCGAACTGAACTTCCCCGCCGACGCGGTCAAGGAAGCGCCCGGCCAGGCGGCCAGCGAAAAATCCCTGTACCAGAGCCGTCGCCAGCAACTGCATGACGAAATCGGCGGCCTTCAGGAACAGCTGATCCAGAAGCAGCAGGAACTGCGCGAGTTCACCTCCAAGCAGGCCCAATACCGCCAGCAACTGGGCCTGCAGCGTCAGGAAATCGCCATGTCCGAGCCCCTGGTGGCCCAGGGCGCGGTGTCGCCGGTGGAAGTGCTGCGGCTCAAGCGCGCCGAAGTGGAAACCCGTGGCCAGCTGGACGCCACCACCCTGGCCATTCCCCGTGCCGAATCGGCGATCAAGGAAGTGCAGCGCAAGATCGATGAAACCCGCGGCAAGTTCCGCAGCGAGGCCCTGACCCAGCTCAACGAGGCGCGCACCGAACTGAACAAGGCCAGCGCCACCGGCAAGGCCCTGGAAGACCGGGTCAGCCGGACCCTGGTGACCTCGCCGGTGCGCGGTATCGTCAAGCAGCTGATGGTCAACACCATTGGCGGGGTGATCCAGCCGGGCAGCGACATGGTGGAAATCGTGCCGCTGAACGACACCCTGCTGGTGGAAGCCAAGATCCGTCCCCAGGACATCGCCTTCCTGCACCCGGGGCAGGAAGCGGTGGTCAAGTTCAGCGCCTATGACTACACCATCTATGGCGGTCTCAAGGCCCGCCTGGAGCAGATCGGCGCCGACACCATCACCGACGAAGACAAGAAGACCACCTACTACATGATCAAGCTGCGCACCGACCGCAGCCACCTGGGCACCGATGAGAAACCGCTGCTGATCATCCCCGGGATGGTGGCCTCGGTGGACATCATCACCGGCAAGAAAAGCATCCTCAGCTACCTGCTCAAGCCGATCATCCGCGCTCGCGCCGAAGCCCTGCACGAGCGCTGA